A genomic segment from Nicotiana tabacum cultivar K326 chromosome 7, ASM71507v2, whole genome shotgun sequence encodes:
- the LOC107775275 gene encoding deoxyuridine 5'-triphosphate nucleotidohydrolase: protein MAENDINSPEIKEPSPKIQKLDKPQNGVLLEIPFFRVKKLSENAVLPSRASPLSAGYDLSSAAEAKVPARGKALIPTDLSIAVPQGAYARIAPRSGLAWKHSIDVGAGVIDADYRGPVGVILFNHSDVDFEVKAGDRIAQLIIQKIMTPDVEEVDDLDSTVRGSGGFGSTGV from the exons ATGGCAGAAAATGATATAAACTCCCCTGAGATCAAAGAGCCTTCTCCAAAAATCCAGAAATTGGACAAACCCCAGAACGGCGTTCTCCTTGAAATCCCCTTTTTCCGAGTCAAGAAACTCTCTGAAAATGCTGTTTTGCCCTCCAGAGCTTCACCTCTTTCTGCTGGTTACGATCTTTCCAG TGCTGCAGAGGCTAAAGTTCCCGCCAGAGGCAAGGCTCTTATACCCACAGATCTCAGCATCGCTGTTCCTCAAGGAGCCTATGCTCGTATTG CGCCTCGATCTGGTTTGGCATGGAAGCATTCGATAGATGTTGGAGCTGGAGTTATAGATGCAGACTACAGAGGGCCAGTTGGGGTTATTTTGTTCAACCATTCTGATGTTGATTTTGAAGTTAAGGCTGGTGATAGGATTGCACAGCTTATTATTCAGAAAATTATGACACCAGATGTCGAGGAGGTTGATGATCTTGATTCAACTGTGAGAGGATCTGGTGGCTTTGGATCCACTGGAGTATAA
- the LOC107775274 gene encoding putative protein phosphatase 2C 34 — protein MGHFSSMFNGLARSFSLKKRKNCTGNGKYDGREAVEAMAKEAKKNDLILRSSGTVNVVGSKNFTSLFSRRGEKGVNQDCFIVWEEFGCQEDMIFCGIFDGHGPWGHFVAKKVRESIVSSLLCNWQESLAEASVDPDLDLDSDKKLQRFNIWKDSYLKACAAVDQELEHHPKIDTFYSGTTALTIVRQGEVIFIANVGDSRAVLATTCDDGNLVPVQLTIDFKPNLPQETERIIQCNGRVFCLDDESGVHRLWLPDEESPGLAMSRAFGDYCVKDFGLISVPDVTQRRITSKDQFVVLATDGVWDVVSNQEAVEIVSTTPDRAKAAKCLVQCAVRAWKRKRRGIAVDDISAIVLFFHSNHFCQHIYPVTTPK, from the exons ATGGGGCATTTTTCTTCAATGTTTAATGGATTGGCAAGGTCTTTTTCcttgaagaaaagaaagaactgtACTGGGAATGGGAAATATGATGGTAGAGAAGCTGTTGAAGCTATGGCTAAAGAAGCCAAGAAAAATGACTTGATATTAAGGTCTTCAGGGACAGTAAATGTTGTTGGCTCTAAGAATTTTACTTCATTATTCTCTAGGAGAGGTGAAAAAGGAGTGAATCAAGATTGCTTCATTGTTTGGGAG GAATTTGGATGCCAAGAAGATATGATATTCTGTGGTATATTTGATGGGCATGGTCCATGGGGTCATTTTGTGGCAAAGAAGGTTCGAGAATCGATAGTATCATCGTTGCTTTGCAATTGGCAAGAGAGTCTAGCCGAGGCTTCAGTTGATCCAGATTTAGATTTAGATTCTGATAAGAAACTTCAAAGGTTTAATATATGGAAGGACTCATACCTAAAGGCATGTGCAGCTGTAGATCAAGAGCTGGAACATCATCCTAAGATAGATACATTTTACAGTGGAACCACTGCTTTGACAATAGTCAGACAG GGCGAGGTAATTTTTATAGCAAATGTAGGTGACTCGCGTGCGGTATTGGCTACCACTTGTGATGACGGCAACTTGGTACCAGTTCAGCTAACTATTGATTTCAAGCCTAATCTACCTC AGGAAACTGAGAGGATAATACAGTGTAACGGTCGAGTGTTTTGCTTAGATGATGAATCCGGGGTGCACCGATTATGGCTACCCGATGAAGAATCCCCTGGATTGGCGATGTCTAGAGCCTTTGGGGACTATTGCGTTAaagattttggtctaatttcagtGCCTGATGTGACTCAAAGGCGCATCACAAGCAAAGATCAATTTGTTGTGCTGGCAACTGATGGG GTATGGGATGTTGTCTCCAACCAAGAGGCTGTAGAAATTGTATCCACAACTCCAGATAGAGCGAAGGCGGCCAAGTGCCTGGTTCAATGCGCTGTCCGCGCTTGGAAACGCAAGAGGAGAGGGATAGCTGTGGATGATATTTCTGCTATTGTACTCTTCTTTCATTCTAATCATTTCTGCCAGCATATTTACCCTGTAACTACACCAAAATAA